In one Rhodococcus sp. B50 genomic region, the following are encoded:
- a CDS encoding FecCD family ABC transporter permease has product MTVTPHAPPDTDPAAPPRAGRRIAAVSCDLTLLALPLLVGALVVDTLADAKGGGQTDRIVFGGAALVAAAALLWWNHGHRAGRTGQSLGLQWTGLVLRDPATGGPVGTRRALLRRGTEIVTERHARHDDFTPRPTDGSVAALRRRRLLGLAALTVLLALGALASIAVGARPMSFAEVFHALVVNDGSETDVIVHSLRIPRTLLALLVGTALGVAGALIQGHTRNPLADAGLLGINAGAAFLVVLSIYLFGLSTPAQYLWFAFAGSALASIVVFGFASIGNGRSSPLSLALAGAAVAFFLQAMIQTIVLLDQTSLDGYRFWVVGSVAGRGMDVFWQVAPFIVVGLLVALASTPALNLLSLGEDVARSLGTDVVTTRVIGIAAITVLTGAATAACGPIAFVGLIVPHIARAVTGPDYRWLVPYAGLLGGALLVLADVVGRIVVRPGELQVGIVLALIGAPFFIALVRRRKLVAL; this is encoded by the coding sequence GTGACCGTCACCCCTCACGCCCCACCGGACACCGACCCGGCCGCCCCGCCCCGCGCGGGCCGCCGGATCGCCGCAGTCTCGTGCGACCTCACGCTCCTCGCCCTCCCCCTGCTCGTCGGCGCCCTGGTCGTCGACACCCTCGCCGACGCCAAGGGCGGCGGGCAGACCGACCGCATCGTCTTCGGCGGCGCCGCGCTGGTCGCCGCCGCCGCGCTGCTGTGGTGGAACCACGGCCACCGCGCCGGCCGCACCGGGCAGAGCCTGGGCCTGCAGTGGACCGGCCTCGTGCTGCGCGACCCGGCCACCGGCGGCCCGGTCGGCACCCGCCGCGCCCTGCTGCGCCGCGGCACCGAGATCGTCACCGAACGCCACGCCCGCCACGACGACTTCACCCCCCGCCCCACCGACGGCAGCGTCGCCGCCCTGCGCCGACGCCGCCTGCTCGGCCTGGCCGCCCTGACCGTGCTGCTCGCGCTCGGCGCCCTGGCGAGCATCGCCGTCGGTGCCCGCCCGATGAGCTTCGCCGAGGTCTTCCACGCCCTGGTCGTCAACGACGGCTCCGAAACCGACGTGATCGTGCACTCGCTGCGCATCCCCCGCACCCTGCTCGCGCTGCTGGTCGGCACCGCCCTCGGCGTCGCCGGTGCCCTCATCCAGGGCCACACCCGCAACCCGCTCGCCGACGCCGGTCTGCTCGGCATCAACGCCGGCGCCGCCTTCCTCGTGGTGCTGTCGATCTACCTGTTCGGGCTGAGCACCCCGGCGCAGTATCTGTGGTTCGCCTTCGCCGGCTCCGCGCTCGCCAGCATCGTGGTGTTCGGGTTCGCCTCCATCGGCAACGGCCGCTCCAGTCCGCTGAGCCTGGCACTCGCCGGTGCGGCCGTCGCGTTCTTCCTGCAGGCGATGATCCAGACCATCGTGCTGCTCGACCAGACCAGCCTCGACGGCTACCGCTTCTGGGTGGTCGGCTCCGTCGCCGGCCGCGGCATGGACGTCTTCTGGCAGGTGGCCCCGTTCATCGTCGTCGGGTTGCTCGTCGCGCTCGCCTCCACCCCCGCGCTGAACCTGCTCAGCCTCGGCGAGGACGTCGCCCGCTCGCTCGGCACCGATGTCGTCACCACCCGGGTGATCGGCATCGCCGCGATCACCGTGCTCACCGGCGCCGCCACCGCCGCGTGCGGACCGATCGCGTTCGTCGGGTTGATCGTCCCGCACATCGCCCGCGCGGTCACCGGCCCCGACTACCGCTGGCTCGTGCCCTACGCCGGGCTGCTCGGCGGGGCGCTGCTCGTCCTCGCCGATGTCGTCGGCCGCATCGTGGTGCGCCCCGGCGAACTGCAGGTCGGGATCGTGCTCGCCCTCATCGGCGCCCCCTTCTTCATCGCCCTCGTCCGTCGCCGGAAGCTGGTGGCCCTGTGA